The genomic region TAATCGATGTGTTGATTTGATTGAATTAGTTAAATAAAAATGGacgattttattaatttaattatacatCCAATCATCTATATATGGAAAATTAGGTGAAAAAGTAAAAATCAAAAGTTTAAAATTCAAATCAATTCaattataaacatttaatttgaaaatttaaatgtaTACAATTAGGAGTATAATCgagtaaaaattaaatttgaatagTGGTAGTTTGAGCTTAATTCAAGACATAATTAAGCTATTTGAGTTTGAGTTCAATTaagtttatttataaatttttatactttagttcaaattcaatctcgattaaattaatttatacttGAGCTCTTTTATATAATAAAGGTAAaagataatttcaaaatataaaatatattaaaatgaaaagttCAATTAAATTTGTGAGCCGTTTGAATCAAGTATTATGGTACTTGAATTCATCTCAATTGGTAGCTTGAGTTGCTCAATCTTAAAATCTACTTGATAATTACCAAATCGAATTCAAAGTTTTTTTGAGCCGAACTCAAATAACTTACAAAGAACCTATGACCACCTTTCCATTTCAAgcatcatcaaattcattaacaTAAGAAAAAGGCTTTTGACAAAAGCAAAAAATGTTGGTGACCAAATCAAAGAAACAACAACTACTGATTAAATTAGCCCAAACTAGACCTTGTCACTTCATATGCCAAGAAACAAGCTGCATTAGCAGGGATACTTCTTGCCATGGCAGGTCCAAACCCTTTATAAAGCCCTTTCACCCCTTCTGAAGCTAATATAGACCTAAATGCATGCATAGACCCCTTGTACTTAGGATTTTTATAATCATCTACTTGGAGCACACTCTTAACAACATCGGTTGGGTAAACCGATGACCAAAATGAAGCTCCGGCTAAGCCTCCTGCCACAATCAATGACCCTCGTCCTAATTTCGAAGTGTCGGTCCCTCCGGCCATATATTGTTTCAATGCTTCGTAGACACCGAACATAGCAGCATTGCCAGGAACCTCACGAGCTAAGGTGGGAACCAAGCCTTTGAAGAGACCCCTTGCACCACCTTCGGACCTAAGCACATGCTTGGCTACATCCATTGGTCCACCATATTTCACTGCTACACCAGCTGAGCCAGCATCAATCGCTAATGCACTCTGGGCTTGTAATCTGGTTACAACATATAAGACCCCAAAGTTAATATGAGGGCTTTATGAGTAAATAGTTATCTCATGCATGTTGAAAACCTTCTAATTGAGTCGTCAATATATCAATATTGTATTAGTTAGATCCAGTTTAGGTGTTGAATTCTAGTTTGGATCTGATATGGAGCAGGAGTGAAGTCAAAACTTTTTTTTCAGTCGAGAttgagttatatatttttattatagttAAAATGCAATTTCAACACAGTATTGATTAGCATCTTtttaggactaaatcaaaattttattattttttagagGCCAAACTATAATTTACCATGTATGAACGTGTAAGTTTATATATTTTGGGAAGGGGTCTAAAGCGCAATTATCCCATTTAGGCCTTTGCCCCTAACATGGAGCATGTTTAAAACACTTTTGTACCAACAGTATGTTTGATGTGTTTAAAAACTGAACAGTGTTATTACAATTTAGAAAGGTTATTTTCTTTATTAccttatatataaataatttatgcgatatgtatataaatatttataatgttttaaaTATACTCTATGTTCAAGGGCACTAGAAGAGTAGGCAGGGCATAGCCCcttaaaatggataatttgcacTTTAATtccaataatattcaaaattttataaattaatatatcgtaaaattatattttaaccccataaaatgataaaattatgatttagtctttttaaattttattaagttttatgcttacaatgaaaattttacattttatctctcacaaaaaaaaattaatttaatttcagctCTAAAAAATTTCCTAACTTTGCCGCTTTCTAGGTTAGATTGACCTAGCATTTAATCTCCAAAGCTAATTGATACAATTCTAGTACTAAGAGGACTCAACCAAAACTTTCAAAGTTTATGAACCAATTTAGAGTTCAATCATAATTTAAAGACGTCTAATGCAATTAACCCGAAAATAGATATGAAAAGTCATAAACCTAACCTGCATTTGATCAACTCAGTGGGACAAGCTAAGAATGAAACAGCAACACCAGCGCCAGCACCGGCAATGACTTGTTGGTTAACAGTGAGCGGTACACCAGGTTCTGATCTCAAAAATGACTCCATTTGTCCTCTCACTGTAAACAAGAGAGCATTGAAAGCAGCCACGGTAGCCAATGGAGCTCCCATACCTTTATACAAACCCCTTGGTCCTTCAGCAGCTAAAGTCTGCTTAACAGCATCCACAGCACCAG from Gossypium arboreum isolate Shixiya-1 chromosome 1, ASM2569848v2, whole genome shotgun sequence harbors:
- the LOC108481055 gene encoding mitochondrial carnitine/acylcarnitine carrier-like protein, with translation MGDVAKDLTSGTVGGAAQLIVGHPFDTIKVKLQSQPVPLPGQPPKYAGAVDAVKQTLAAEGPRGLYKGMGAPLATVAAFNALLFTVRGQMESFLRSEPGVPLTVNQQVIAGAGAGVAVSFLACPTELIKCRLQAQSALAIDAGSAGVAVKYGGPMDVAKHVLRSEGGARGLFKGLVPTLAREVPGNAAMFGVYEALKQYMAGGTDTSKLGRGSLIVAGGLAGASFWSSVYPTDVVKSVLQVDDYKNPKYKGSMHAFRSILASEGVKGLYKGFGPAMARSIPANAACFLAYEVTRSSLG